One part of the Culicoidibacter larvae genome encodes these proteins:
- a CDS encoding YczE/YyaS/YitT family protein, whose amino-acid sequence MNKYLSLTLRILVVIGGTFVSAVGIKFFLMGGMGVDPISTFLLGIMNYVPIEFGTASQLFSVVVIGIMFFLERKHLGIGSIINGLGIGFFINIINIGDVTLAPIYQFAYLDMIIGPLLLGIGIGIYLSANLGGSSLECLMTFFAEKTKFHIRYVRIALDLTLVVLGIIMGAQFGIGTFLGVICIGPVVSFTMMAINSIRKKLKTA is encoded by the coding sequence ATGAACAAATATTTATCACTAACTTTGCGCATCTTAGTCGTAATTGGCGGAACGTTTGTTTCTGCTGTCGGCATCAAGTTTTTCTTAATGGGCGGCATGGGTGTTGACCCAATCAGTACATTTTTATTAGGGATAATGAATTATGTTCCAATTGAGTTTGGAACTGCCAGCCAATTATTCTCGGTCGTAGTTATTGGGATTATGTTTTTTCTGGAACGTAAACACTTAGGCATTGGTAGCATTATCAATGGATTGGGTATAGGTTTCTTTATCAATATTATCAACATTGGAGATGTAACCCTGGCACCAATCTATCAGTTTGCATATCTGGACATGATTATCGGGCCATTGCTTTTAGGAATTGGTATCGGTATCTACCTGTCAGCTAATTTAGGTGGTTCTTCATTGGAGTGTCTAATGACCTTCTTTGCAGAAAAAACGAAGTTTCATATCCGTTACGTTCGTATTGCTTTGGATTTAACTTTGGTCGTTCTCGGAATCATCATGGGTGCCCAATTTGGTATCGGAACTTTCCTTGGCGTTATCTGTATCGGACCGGTCGTATCATTTACCATGATGGCTATCAATTCCATCCGCAAGAAATTGAAAACTGCATAA
- a CDS encoding DNA adenine methylase, translating into MSEKVLSPIFRWAGSKKKLLIEMLETFDTKNIYIEPFLGSGVVMSNVLKYKNFDTIYVNDFNSDIIIFYKEVQENGAQLKNRLKEIIEYYSNLNMEEKTEFFYLQRERYNTFNDKNIESACIFWFLMQAGFNGVYRVNSRGEFNVPFGKREKIYFNESNFDEIQRLIENVQFYNQDYIEFLNNFSDEDLNKSFIYLDPPYLPVSASMKNMTMYTKNAFDHKALTAECGKLLKRTDVSIALSIADSELSREIYQTDFFYNNDLAEIIRNVNPQKVLKVKEQLYTSYNL; encoded by the coding sequence GTGAGCGAAAAAGTTTTGTCGCCAATATTTAGATGGGCTGGATCAAAAAAAAAATTACTCATAGAAATGTTAGAAACATTCGACACGAAGAATATATATATTGAACCATTCCTAGGTTCGGGCGTTGTTATGAGCAATGTGTTAAAATATAAAAACTTTGATACGATATATGTTAATGATTTTAACTCTGATATTATAATTTTCTATAAAGAAGTACAAGAAAATGGAGCCCAACTAAAAAATAGACTTAAAGAGATAATCGAATATTACAGCAATTTGAATATGGAAGAAAAGACTGAATTCTTCTATTTGCAAAGAGAACGATATAATACTTTTAATGATAAAAATATTGAAAGTGCATGTATCTTTTGGTTTTTAATGCAAGCGGGATTTAATGGAGTATACAGAGTAAATAGTAGAGGAGAGTTTAATGTTCCATTTGGGAAGAGGGAAAAAATATATTTTAATGAGAGTAATTTTGATGAAATTCAAAGATTAATTGAAAATGTTCAATTTTATAATCAAGATTATATCGAGTTTTTGAATAATTTTTCTGATGAGGATCTAAATAAATCATTTATCTACTTAGATCCTCCATACCTTCCGGTAAGTGCTTCAATGAAAAATATGACTATGTACACAAAAAATGCTTTTGACCATAAAGCTTTAACAGCAGAGTGTGGTAAGCTGCTTAAGAGAACGGATGTGTCAATTGCTTTATCTATAGCTGACAGTGAACTTTCTAGAGAAATCTACCAAACTGATTTCTTTTACAATAATGATCTTGCCGAAATAATTAGAAATGTAAATCCCCAAAAAGTGTTGAAAGTTAAGGAGCAATTATATACATCATATAATTTATAG